A genomic window from Shewanella vesiculosa includes:
- a CDS encoding organic hydroperoxide resistance protein — MKALYTTSATALAGRNGQVSTDDKKVDLQLSYPKEMGGSGEFTNPEQLFASGYAACFSNAILHVAGQTKVAIKAAPTTATVGIGANDNGGFALTVALAVELDLGQAEAEQLVKTAHQVCPYSNAVRGNIDVKLTVNGQAI, encoded by the coding sequence ATGAAAGCGTTATACACAACTTCAGCTACAGCTCTTGCAGGTCGTAATGGCCAAGTTTCTACCGACGACAAAAAAGTCGATTTACAATTAAGCTACCCAAAAGAAATGGGTGGTAGTGGTGAGTTTACTAACCCAGAACAGTTATTTGCTTCAGGTTATGCAGCGTGTTTTTCTAACGCAATTTTGCATGTCGCTGGCCAAACTAAAGTGGCTATCAAGGCGGCTCCAACCACAGCGACGGTCGGTATTGGCGCCAATGATAATGGTGGCTTTGCATTGACAGTGGCACTAGCCGTTGAACTTGATTTAGGCCAAGCAGAAGCTGAACAGTTAGTTAAAACAGCGCACCAAGTTTGCCCATACTCAAACGCGGTACGTGGCAATATTGATGTGAAATTAACCGTAAATGGCCAAGCTATTTAA